The Daucus carota subsp. sativus chromosome 2, DH1 v3.0, whole genome shotgun sequence genome includes a window with the following:
- the LOC108206103 gene encoding protein CURVATURE THYLAKOID 1A, chloroplastic, with amino-acid sequence MATATSMATTAVFSPRLPTTHSSALPYLPPRFSTSPFSASNKLSSGSRRSQFQIKATSQESSPDDGGEILADLKEKWDAVENKSTVLIYGGGALVGLWLSATLVGAINSIPLLPKILELVGLGYTGWFVYRYLLFKSSRKELASDIESLKKKIAGTE; translated from the exons ATGGCCACGGCGACTTCCATGGCAACCACAGCCGTCTTTAGTCCTCGCTTACCCACCACCCATTCATCTGCCTTGCCTTATCTTCCACCTCGCTTCTCCACCTCACCCTTTTCAGCTTCGAACAAGCTTTCTTcag GCTCAAGGAGATCTCAGTTCCAGATCAAGGCTACATCACAAGAGAGCAGCCCTGATGATGGTGGAGAGATACTCGCAGATCTAAAGGAAAAG TGGGATGCAGTTGAAAATAAGTCAACAGTGCTTATCTATGGAGGTGGGGCACTTGTTGGTCTCTGGTTATCTGCTACACTTGTTGGTGCAATCAACTCCATTCCTTTG CTTCCGAAGATTTTGGAGTTGGTAGGACTTGGATATACAGGATGGTTTGTCTACCGATACCTTCTCTTCAAG TCAAGTAGAAAAGAGCTAGCATCGGATATTGAGTCATTGAAGAAGAAGATTGCAGGAACGGAGTAA
- the LOC108207644 gene encoding uncharacterized protein LOC108207644, with protein sequence MGSKNIIWMMFYAYLTPLLMIRGTLAKESDPRSLDEFLHVHAQKIVKWPRLGAFYNIPLHSNYSGIEISYIQINTSSLWTSGINSSFIHIPPKTRIRPSVERLDIVFHHLGNLSSYYFSLPHHKFITPVIGFTAYNGDRNASAANRSSVHKLKLEGNNTILVQFEDRSIKKGENGSKKCVRFHPNGKIEYSHVVSSNVCHVRGQGHVGIVVRRAKPFWKRRATKCWAIGLGVGIGVLFFAILAGILLCNFARRKEVKSMQRQSEQSEALETVWVGGTKMPAAGRMRTQPVLENDFLP encoded by the coding sequence ATGGGGTCCAAAAACATCATCTGGATGATGTTTTACGCGTATTTGACACCGTTATTGATGATCAGAGGGACATTGGCCAAAGAAAGTGATCCTCGTTCTCTGGATGAGTTTCTGCATGTTCATGCACAAAAGATTGTAAAATGGCCACGTTTAGGTGCATTCTATAATATTCCTCTCCATTCTAATTACTCAGGTATTGAAATTTCGTATATTCAGATTAACACCTCAAGTCTCTGGACTAGTGGAATCAATTCCAGCTTCATTCATATCccaccaaaaactcgaattAGGCCTTCTGTAGAGAGGCTAGATATTGTGTTTCACCATCTCGGCAATCTGTCATCGTATTACTTCAGTCTGCCACATCATAAATTTATAACACCTGTGATTGGCTTCACCGCTTATAATGGTGACAGAAATGCATCAGCAGCAAATCGGAGCTCAGTGCACAAACTTAAGCTCGAGGGAAATAATACAATTTTAGTGCAATTTGAGGATAGGTCAATTAAGAAAGGTGAGAATGGTTCTAAAAAATGTGTTAGATTTCATCCGAATGGGAAAATTGAGTATAGCCATGTGGTTTCATCAAATGTGTGTCACGTTCGCGGTCAAGGCCATGTTGGCATTGTTGTGCGTAGAGCAAAGCCCTTTTGGAAGAGGAGGGCGACGAAATGTTGGGCGATCGGATTGGGAGTGGGAATTGGAGTGTTGTTTTTCGCGATTCTGGCGGGGATTTTGCTGTGTAATTTTGCAAGGAGGAAGGAAGTGAAGAGTATGCAGAGACAATCGGAACAGAGTGAGGCTCTGGAGACGGTTTGGGTTGGAGGGACTAAAATGCCTGCGGCTGGGAGGATGAGAACTCAGCCGGTTCTTGAAAATGATTTTCTTCCTTGA
- the LOC108209539 gene encoding common plant regulatory factor 1, with amino-acid sequence MGNSDDVKAVKPEKLASPPPPPPLDQSNIHVYPDWAAMQAYYGPRVAVPPYFNPAVASGQAPHPYMWGPPQPVMPPYGVPYAALYAHSGVYAHPGVPLAASPVSMDAHAKSSGTTEHGLMKKLKGLDDLAMSVGNGKADSSDDGMERTLSQSKETEGSSDGSNENSKRAAVNARKRGRDEAPIMTGEVKIETQSSLIPSPRVKSEKVLGIAVATSLVAGKVVGTVVSPSVTSSLELKDSPKEHAVNSPAGGQQPSAMMPNDSWLHNERDLKRERRKQSNRESARRSRLRKQAEAEELAIKVDSLTAENMALKAEINRLTVTAEKLTNDNSRLLEVMKNAQAEHAADVGLGNNNEKKASTLSTANLLSRVDNAGCGDRDEGEGEVYEKTTKSGAKLHQLLDANPRTDAVAAG; translated from the exons ATGGGGAACTCCGATGATGTGAAGGCTGTTAAGCCCGAGAAATTAGCTTCACCTCCGCCCCCACCCCCGCTG GATCAGTCCAACATCCATGTCTATCCTGATTGGGCTGCTATGCAG GCATATTATGGACCCAGAGTTGCTGTGCCACCATACTTTAATCCAGCTGTTGCATCAGGCCAAGCCCCTCACCCTTATATGTGGGGACCACCACAG CCAGTGATGCCACCTTATGGTGTACCTTACGCTGCTCTATATGCGCATAGTGGTGTCTATGCACATCCAGGAGTCCCTCTT GCAGCTAGTCCTGTGAGTATGGACGCACATGCTAAATCCTCAGGAACTACGGAGCACGGCTTAATGAAAAAGTTGAAAGGACTTGATGATCTTGCGATGTCTGTTGGCAATGGAAAAGCTGACAGCAGTGACGATGGGATGGAACGTACGCTTTCACAGAG CAAGGAGACTGAAGGTTCCAGTGATGGTAGTAATGAAAATTCTAAAAGG GCTGCTGTAAATGCTCGGAAAAGAGGTCGAGATGAAGCACCTATTATGA CTGGAGAGGTGAAGATTGAGACACAGAGCAGTTTAATCCCCTCCCCTCGAGTTAAATCTGAGAAGGTGCTAGGTATTGCTGTGGCTACTTCGTTGGTAGCAGGGAAAGTAGTTGGAACAGTAGTTTCTCCTAGCGTTACCTCATCGCTGGAGCTCAAGGATTCTCCAAAAGAACATGCAGTAAATAGTCCAGCTGGTGGTCAACAACCTTCTGCTATGATGCCAAATGACTCATGGCTGCAC AATGAGCGAGATCTGAAGCGAGAGAGGCGGAAGCAGTCTAATCGTGAATCTGCAAGAAGGTCAAGGCTGAGGAAACAG GCAGAGGCTGAAGAGCTTGCCATAAAAGTAGACTCTTTAACTGCTGAAAATATGGCACTTAAAGCTGAAATTAACCGATTGACAGTGACTGCAGAAAAACTGACAAATGATAACTCTAGATTACTG GAGGTAATGAAAAATGCACAGGCAGAACATGCTGCAGATGTAGGTTTAGGGAACAATAATGAAAAGAAGGCATCAACACTCAGTACTGCTAACCTACTCTCCAGAGTTGACAATGCAGGCTGTGGTGATAGGGATGAAGGAGAAGGTGAAGTGTATGAGAAGACGACAAAGTCTGGTGCAAAACTTCACCAACTTCTGGACGCTAACCCCCGAACAGATGCCGTTGCTGCTGGCTGA